The following are encoded in a window of Pseudomonas multiresinivorans genomic DNA:
- the tadA gene encoding tRNA adenosine(34) deaminase TadA has protein sequence MVRLTNSKGHPTVKGLAPVIDRSQDIPFMREAMALAEQGAALGEVPVGAVLVLDGQVIGRGFNRPITSHDPSAHAEMVAIREAAAAAQNYRLPGSTLYVTLEPCSMCAGLLVHSRIQRVVFGATEPKSGVVVSRGNFFEQDFLNHRVLVEGGVLGEECSAMLSAFFKARRKGSL, from the coding sequence ATGGTGCGGCTGACCAACAGCAAGGGGCATCCGACGGTGAAGGGGCTGGCGCCGGTCATCGACCGCAGCCAGGACATCCCCTTCATGCGTGAAGCCATGGCCCTGGCCGAGCAGGGCGCGGCGCTGGGCGAAGTGCCCGTGGGCGCCGTGCTGGTGCTGGACGGCCAGGTCATCGGCCGTGGCTTCAACCGCCCGATTACCTCGCACGACCCCAGTGCCCACGCGGAAATGGTCGCCATCCGCGAGGCCGCCGCCGCCGCGCAGAATTATCGCCTGCCCGGCAGCACTCTCTACGTCACCCTCGAGCCCTGCAGCATGTGCGCCGGCCTGCTGGTGCACTCGCGCATCCAGCGCGTGGTGTTCGGCGCCACCGAGCCCAAGTCGGGGGTGGTGGTCAGCCGTGGCAACTTCTTCGAACAGGACTTCCTCAACCACCGGGTGCTGGTGGAAGGCGGGGTGCTGGGGGAGGAGTGCAGCGCAATGCTCTCGGCCTTCTTCAAGGCGCGGCGCAAGGGTTCTTTGTAG
- the guaA gene encoding glutamine-hydrolyzing GMP synthase: MAQDIHAHRILILDFGSQYTQLIARRVREIGVYCEIHPFDMSDDEVRAFAPRGVILAGGPESVHEANSPRAPQAVFDLKVPLFGICYGMQTMAEQMGGKVLGSDLREFGYARVDVVGKARLLDGIEDCVSEDGVFGLDVWMSHGDKVTEIPDGFHILASTPSCPIAAMADDARGYYGVQFHPEVTHTKQGGRILSRFVLDICGCEALWTPSNIVNDAIATVRAQVGNSKVLLGLSGGVDSSVVAALLHKAIGDQLTCVFVDNGLLRLHEGDQVMAMFAENMGVKVIRANAEEKFLSRLAGVSDPEQKRKIIGGSFIEVFDEEATKLKDVKFLAQGTIYPDVIESAGAKTGKAHVIKSHHNVGGLPDDMQFELVEPLRELFKDEVRKIGLELGLPYDMVYRHPFPGPGLGVRILGEVKKEYADLLRRADHIFIEELRNFDWYHKTSQAFVVFQPVKSVGVVGDGRRYAWVVALRAVETIDFMTARWAHLPYELLEKVSNRIINEIEGISRVTYDVSSKPPATIEWE, encoded by the coding sequence ATGGCCCAAGACATTCACGCTCACCGGATCCTGATCCTCGACTTCGGCTCCCAGTACACCCAGCTGATCGCCCGCCGCGTTCGCGAGATCGGTGTGTACTGCGAAATCCATCCGTTCGACATGAGCGACGATGAGGTTCGTGCCTTCGCCCCGCGCGGCGTCATCCTGGCAGGCGGCCCGGAGTCGGTGCACGAAGCCAACAGCCCGCGCGCGCCGCAGGCGGTGTTCGACCTCAAGGTGCCGCTGTTCGGCATCTGCTACGGCATGCAGACCATGGCCGAGCAGATGGGCGGCAAGGTGCTGGGTTCGGACCTGCGCGAGTTCGGCTACGCCCGCGTCGACGTGGTCGGCAAGGCCCGCCTGCTCGACGGCATCGAAGATTGCGTCAGCGAAGACGGCGTGTTCGGTCTCGACGTGTGGATGAGCCACGGCGACAAGGTCACCGAGATTCCCGACGGCTTCCACATCCTCGCCAGCACCCCGAGCTGCCCGATCGCCGCCATGGCGGACGATGCCCGCGGCTACTACGGCGTGCAGTTCCACCCGGAAGTGACCCACACCAAGCAGGGCGGTCGCATCCTCTCGCGCTTCGTGCTGGACATCTGCGGCTGCGAAGCCCTGTGGACCCCGTCCAACATCGTCAACGACGCCATCGCCACCGTGCGCGCCCAGGTCGGCAACTCCAAGGTGCTGCTGGGCCTGTCCGGCGGTGTGGATTCCTCGGTGGTCGCGGCCCTGCTGCACAAGGCCATCGGCGACCAGCTGACCTGCGTCTTCGTCGACAACGGCCTGCTGCGCCTGCACGAGGGTGACCAGGTGATGGCCATGTTCGCCGAGAACATGGGCGTCAAGGTGATCCGCGCCAACGCCGAAGAGAAGTTCCTCAGCCGTCTGGCCGGCGTCAGTGACCCGGAGCAGAAGCGCAAGATCATTGGCGGCAGCTTCATCGAAGTCTTCGATGAGGAAGCCACCAAGCTGAAGGACGTGAAGTTCCTCGCCCAGGGCACCATCTACCCCGACGTGATCGAGTCGGCCGGCGCCAAGACCGGCAAGGCCCACGTGATCAAGTCGCACCACAACGTCGGCGGCCTGCCCGACGACATGCAGTTCGAACTGGTCGAGCCGCTGCGCGAGCTGTTCAAGGACGAAGTCCGCAAGATCGGCCTGGAGCTGGGCCTGCCCTACGACATGGTCTACCGTCACCCGTTCCCGGGCCCGGGCCTGGGCGTGCGCATCCTTGGCGAAGTGAAGAAAGAGTACGCCGACCTGCTGCGTCGCGCGGACCACATCTTCATCGAAGAGCTGCGCAACTTCGACTGGTACCACAAGACCAGCCAGGCCTTCGTGGTATTCCAGCCGGTGAAATCCGTCGGCGTGGTCGGCGATGGCCGCCGTTACGCCTGGGTCGTTGCGCTGCGCGCCGTGGAAACCATCGACTTCATGACCGCTCGCTGGGCGCACCTGCCGTACGAGCTGCTGGAGAAGGTCTCGAACCGCATCATCAACGAGATCGAAGGCATCTCCCGCGTCACCTACGACGTGTCGAGCAAGCCGCCAGCCACCATCGAGTGGGAATGA
- the xseA gene encoding exodeoxyribonuclease VII large subunit encodes MQKDPFQRLGLDREVLTVSQLNQRARHLLEDVFPQVWVEGEISNLAKPASGHMYFTLKDSNAQVRCALFRQNALRVRQALRDGLAVRVRGKVSLFEGRGDYQLIADTVEPAGDGALRLAFEALKEKLAAEGLFAAERKRELPAHPRRIGIVSSPTGAVIRDIISVFRRRAPQVELTLVPTAVQGREAIGQIVRALKLADAQGFDALILARGGGSLEDLWCFNEEPVARAIAACVTPIVSAVGHETDVSISDFVADVRAPTPSAAAELLAPHSGDLQQRLDSLRRRLILRIQDRLTRERLRLEGTARRLRHPGERLRQQSQRLDDLDMRLRRAFERQLHIRQERVARLDTRLAAQHPGRNLALLRQRLENLSARLPRATNAILREQRQRLDGLMQTLHIVSPLATLGRGYSILLDDRGQAIRSAAQTKNGQRLKAKLGDGELEVRVEDNHQAPVTLSLLD; translated from the coding sequence ATGCAGAAAGATCCCTTCCAACGGCTGGGCCTCGACCGCGAGGTTCTGACCGTCAGCCAGCTCAACCAGCGCGCCCGCCACCTGCTGGAGGACGTGTTCCCGCAGGTCTGGGTCGAGGGCGAGATTTCCAACCTCGCCAAGCCCGCCTCCGGCCACATGTATTTCACCCTGAAGGACAGCAACGCCCAGGTGCGTTGCGCGCTGTTCCGACAGAACGCCCTGCGCGTGCGCCAGGCCCTGCGCGACGGCCTGGCCGTGCGGGTGCGCGGCAAGGTCTCGCTGTTCGAGGGGCGCGGCGACTACCAACTGATCGCCGACACCGTCGAGCCCGCCGGTGATGGCGCTCTACGCCTGGCCTTCGAGGCGCTGAAAGAAAAACTCGCCGCCGAAGGCCTGTTCGCCGCCGAGCGCAAGCGCGAACTTCCGGCTCATCCCCGGCGTATCGGCATCGTCAGCTCGCCCACCGGCGCAGTGATCCGCGACATCATCAGCGTATTCCGCCGCCGCGCACCGCAAGTCGAACTGACCCTGGTACCCACCGCCGTGCAGGGCCGCGAAGCCATCGGGCAGATCGTCCGCGCGCTGAAGCTGGCCGACGCGCAGGGCTTCGACGCGCTGATCCTGGCCCGTGGCGGCGGTTCGCTGGAAGATCTCTGGTGCTTCAACGAGGAACCGGTGGCGCGCGCCATCGCCGCCTGCGTAACGCCCATCGTCAGCGCCGTGGGCCATGAGACCGACGTATCGATCAGCGATTTCGTCGCCGACGTGCGCGCACCGACTCCCTCGGCCGCGGCCGAGCTGCTCGCGCCCCACAGCGGCGACCTGCAACAGCGCCTGGACAGCCTGCGCCGCCGGCTGATCCTGCGCATCCAGGACCGCCTGACCCGCGAACGCCTGCGCCTGGAAGGCACCGCGCGGCGCCTGCGCCACCCCGGCGAGCGCCTGCGCCAGCAGTCCCAGCGCCTGGACGACCTGGACATGCGCCTGCGCCGCGCCTTCGAGCGCCAGCTGCATATCCGCCAGGAGCGTGTGGCGCGCCTGGATACTCGCCTCGCCGCCCAACACCCTGGCCGCAACCTGGCCCTGCTGCGCCAGCGCCTGGAAAACCTCAGCGCCCGCCTGCCCCGCGCCACCAACGCGATCCTGCGCGAACAGCGCCAGCGCCTGGATGGCCTGATGCAGACGCTGCACATCGTCAGCCCGCTGGCCACTCTGGGGCGCGGCTACAGCATCCTGCTGGACGACAGGGGCCAGGCCATCCGCAGCGCGGCGCAGACGAAGAACGGCCAGCGCCTCAAGGCCAAGCTGGGCGATGGCGAGCTGGAAGTGCGGGTGGAAGACAACCACCAGGCGCCCGTCACCCTGTCGCTGCTGGACTGA
- a CDS encoding M15 family metallopeptidase, with product MTDLLAPILPQPDPDWAEAFRVPIVECHQPLQAMGIATGFAVWPAYHRLGVPNAQPECYARTGVFERLLHAASLLPDGLRLVILDAWRPFAVQQHLYDTLYDILHQHQPDADPAELTRRTREFVAPPSTRAESPSPHLTGGAIDLTLCDSEGRWLDMGSLFDEATPRSYTRHYEEVAAPDEQQRRIRDNRRILFNAMSAAGFSNLSSEWWHYDYGDQLWAAHLGKPHAIYGPTQVLPLEQLWRQQLEGLHR from the coding sequence ATGACCGACCTGCTCGCGCCGATCCTGCCGCAACCCGATCCGGACTGGGCCGAGGCCTTCCGCGTGCCTATCGTCGAATGCCACCAGCCGCTGCAGGCCATGGGCATCGCCACGGGTTTCGCGGTATGGCCGGCCTATCACCGCCTCGGCGTGCCCAACGCGCAACCGGAGTGCTATGCCCGAACGGGAGTATTCGAGCGCCTGTTGCACGCCGCCAGCCTGCTGCCCGATGGCCTGCGCCTGGTCATCCTCGACGCCTGGCGGCCGTTCGCCGTGCAGCAGCACCTGTATGACACGCTCTACGACATCCTCCACCAGCACCAGCCAGACGCCGACCCGGCCGAGCTGACCCGGCGCACCCGCGAATTCGTCGCGCCGCCCAGCACCCGCGCCGAATCGCCCAGCCCGCACCTGACCGGCGGCGCCATCGACCTGACCCTGTGCGACAGCGAAGGCCGCTGGCTGGACATGGGCAGCCTGTTCGACGAGGCCACGCCGCGCTCCTATACCCGCCATTACGAAGAGGTCGCCGCGCCTGACGAGCAGCAGCGGCGCATCCGCGACAACCGTCGGATCCTGTTCAACGCCATGAGCGCTGCAGGGTTCAGCAACCTGTCCAGCGAATGGTGGCACTACGACTACGGCGACCAGCTGTGGGCCGCGCACCTGGGCAAGCCCCACGCTATCTATGGTCCAACGCAGGTTCTGCCGCTGGAGCAGTTGTGGCGCCAGCAGCTCGAGGGCCTGCACCGGTAG
- the mltF gene encoding membrane-bound lytic murein transglycosylase MltF: protein MLALTVSRVRCTAWILATCIFLLLSGCSEAKAPTALERVQKDGVLRVITRNSPATYFQDRNGDTGFEYELAKRFADSLGVQLQIETADNIDDLYDRIGRDGGPNLAAAGLTPGGERDTQVRYSHSYLDVTPQVVYRNGAQRPTRPDDLVGKRIVVLKGSSHAAQLAELKKQYPKLEYRESDADEMVDLLRMVDVGEIDLTLVDSNELAMNQVYFPNVRVAFDLGDAKGLAWALPAGDDNSLLEKVNAFLDKAKQDGLLQRLKDRYYGHVDVLGYVGAYTFAQHLQQRLPKYEQHFRQSGTKLEADWRLLAAIGYQESMWQPDATSKTGVRGLMMLTNRTAQAMGVANRLDPKQSIQGGSKYYVQIKDELPDSIKDPDRMWFALAAYNIGGAHLDDARKMAEQQGLNPNKWLDVKKMLPRLSQKQYYRKTRYGYARGGETVHFVQNVRRYYDILTWVTQPQMEGGQLAESGLHLPGVNKTKPDDDDDGRDQKL from the coding sequence ATGCTTGCCCTGACTGTGTCCCGTGTGCGCTGCACCGCCTGGATCTTGGCGACCTGTATCTTTCTGCTGCTTTCCGGCTGTAGCGAGGCGAAAGCCCCGACGGCCCTCGAGCGCGTGCAGAAGGACGGCGTGCTGCGCGTAATCACCCGCAACAGTCCGGCCACCTACTTCCAGGACCGCAACGGCGACACCGGCTTCGAATACGAGCTGGCCAAGCGCTTCGCCGACAGCCTGGGCGTACAACTGCAGATCGAAACCGCCGACAACATCGACGACCTCTACGACCGCATCGGCCGCGACGGCGGACCGAACCTGGCTGCCGCCGGCCTGACGCCGGGCGGCGAGCGCGATACCCAGGTGCGCTACTCGCACTCCTACCTCGACGTCACCCCGCAGGTCGTCTACCGCAACGGCGCCCAACGCCCTACCCGCCCGGACGATCTGGTCGGCAAACGCATCGTCGTCCTGAAAGGCAGCAGCCACGCCGCGCAACTGGCCGAACTGAAGAAGCAGTACCCGAAGCTGGAATATCGCGAATCAGACGCCGATGAGATGGTCGACCTGCTGCGCATGGTCGACGTCGGCGAGATCGACCTGACCCTGGTCGACTCCAACGAACTGGCAATGAACCAGGTGTATTTCCCCAACGTTCGCGTCGCCTTCGACCTCGGCGACGCCAAGGGCCTGGCCTGGGCGCTGCCGGCCGGCGATGACAACAGCCTGCTGGAGAAGGTCAACGCCTTTCTGGACAAGGCCAAGCAGGACGGCCTGCTGCAACGCCTGAAAGACCGCTATTACGGCCATGTGGACGTACTGGGCTACGTCGGCGCCTACACCTTCGCCCAGCATCTGCAGCAACGCCTGCCCAAGTACGAACAGCACTTCCGCCAGAGCGGTACCAAGCTCGAAGCCGACTGGCGCCTGCTGGCGGCCATCGGCTACCAGGAATCCATGTGGCAGCCCGACGCGACCTCCAAGACCGGCGTGCGCGGCCTGATGATGCTGACCAACCGCACCGCCCAGGCCATGGGCGTGGCCAACCGCCTGGACCCGAAGCAGAGCATCCAGGGCGGCAGCAAGTACTACGTGCAGATCAAGGACGAGTTGCCCGACAGCATCAAGGACCCGGACCGCATGTGGTTCGCTCTGGCCGCCTACAACATCGGCGGCGCGCACCTCGACGACGCGCGCAAGATGGCCGAGCAGCAGGGCCTCAACCCGAACAAGTGGCTGGATGTGAAGAAGATGCTGCCGCGCCTGTCGCAGAAGCAGTACTACCGCAAGACCCGCTACGGCTATGCGCGCGGCGGCGAGACGGTGCACTTCGTGCAGAACGTGCGCCGCTACTACGACATCCTCACCTGGGTGACCCAGCCGCAGATGGAAGGCGGCCAGCTCGCCGAGAGCGGCCTGCACCTGCCGGGCGTGAACAAGACCAAGCCCGACGATGACGACGACGGGCGGGATCAGAAGCTCTGA
- the guaB gene encoding IMP dehydrogenase: MLRISQEALTFDDVLLIPGYSEVLPKDVSLKTRLTRGIELNIPLVSAAMDTVTEARLAIAMAQEGGIGIIHKNMSIEQQAAEVRKVKKHETAIVRDPVTVTPSTKIIELLQIAREYGFSGFPVVEEGELVGIVTGRDLRVKPNIGDSVAAIMTPKDKLVTARENTPLEEIKAALYENRIEKMLIVDENFYLTGLVTFRDIEKAKTYPLASKDDLGRLRVGAAVGTGADTGERVSALVAAGVDVVVVDTAHGHSKGVIDRVRWVKETFPQVQVIGGNIATGEAAKALADAGADAVKVGIGPGSICTTRIVAGVGVPQISAIANVAAALEGTGVPLIADGGIRFSGDLAKAMVAGAYCVMMGSMFAGTEEAPGEIELFQGRSYKSYRGMGSLGAMAGSTGSSDRYFQDASAGAEKLVPEGIEGRVPYKGQLTAIVHQLMGGLRAAMGYTGSADIQDMRTKPQFVRITGAGMAESHVHDVQITKEAPNYRVG; the protein is encoded by the coding sequence ATGCTGCGCATCAGCCAAGAAGCCCTCACTTTCGACGACGTCCTCCTGATCCCAGGTTATTCGGAAGTCCTGCCCAAGGACGTGAGTCTGAAGACTCGCCTGACCCGTGGCATCGAACTGAACATCCCGCTGGTGTCAGCCGCGATGGATACCGTGACCGAAGCCCGCCTGGCCATCGCCATGGCGCAGGAAGGCGGCATCGGCATCATCCACAAGAACATGAGCATCGAGCAGCAGGCCGCCGAGGTCCGCAAGGTCAAGAAGCACGAGACCGCCATCGTTCGCGACCCGGTCACCGTGACCCCGTCGACCAAGATCATCGAGCTGCTGCAGATTGCCCGCGAGTACGGCTTCTCCGGCTTCCCGGTGGTGGAAGAGGGCGAGCTGGTCGGTATCGTCACCGGCCGCGACCTGCGCGTTAAGCCGAACATCGGCGATAGCGTGGCCGCGATCATGACCCCGAAGGACAAGCTGGTCACTGCCCGCGAGAACACTCCGCTGGAAGAGATCAAGGCCGCGCTCTACGAGAACCGCATCGAGAAGATGCTGATCGTCGACGAGAACTTCTACCTCACCGGTCTGGTGACCTTCCGCGACATCGAGAAGGCCAAGACCTACCCGCTGGCGTCCAAGGATGACCTGGGTCGCCTGCGCGTCGGCGCTGCCGTCGGCACTGGCGCCGATACCGGCGAGCGTGTTTCTGCCCTGGTCGCTGCCGGCGTTGACGTGGTTGTCGTCGATACCGCCCACGGTCACTCCAAAGGCGTGATCGACCGCGTGCGCTGGGTGAAGGAAACCTTCCCGCAAGTGCAGGTCATCGGCGGCAACATCGCCACCGGCGAGGCTGCCAAGGCACTGGCTGACGCTGGCGCCGACGCCGTGAAGGTCGGCATTGGCCCGGGCTCCATCTGCACCACCCGTATCGTCGCTGGCGTCGGTGTGCCGCAGATCTCCGCCATCGCCAACGTCGCCGCTGCCCTGGAAGGCACCGGCGTTCCGCTGATCGCCGACGGCGGCATCCGCTTCTCCGGCGACCTGGCCAAGGCCATGGTGGCTGGCGCCTACTGCGTGATGATGGGTTCGATGTTCGCCGGTACCGAAGAAGCGCCGGGCGAGATCGAACTGTTCCAGGGCCGTTCCTACAAGTCCTACCGTGGCATGGGCTCTCTGGGCGCGATGGCCGGTTCCACCGGTTCCTCCGACCGCTACTTCCAGGACGCCTCCGCCGGCGCCGAGAAGCTGGTACCCGAAGGCATCGAAGGCCGCGTGCCCTATAAAGGCCAGCTGACCGCCATTGTCCACCAACTGATGGGCGGCCTGCGTGCCGCCATGGGCTACACCGGCAGCGCCGATATCCAGGACATGCGCACCAAGCCGCAGTTCGTGCGCATCACTGGCGCCGGCATGGCCGAGTCCCACGTCCACGATGTACAGATCACCAAGGAAGCCCCGAACTACCGCGTAGGTTAA
- a CDS encoding multicopper oxidase family protein: MSFTRRQVLGGLAGLAVVGLGAGGARIWLARPQVAAEHDYELIAAPLDLELVPGHKTPGLGYGGQAPGVEIRARQGDWLRVRFTNKLDEPTTIHWHGIRLPIEMDGVPYISQPPVQPGESFIYQFKTPDAGSYWYHPHLMSSEQLGRGLVGPLIIDEREPTEFTSEKVLNLKTWHVDEEGNFTPFSVPREAAREGTRGRLSTINGERTPVIELPAGEIVRVRILNVDNTVTYRLNLPDADAKIYAIDGHPVEPRDFGKGPNDQYWIGPGMRLELGIRGPAEGAELSLRNGPVRLATIRGVANPKAPTAKWPAPLPRNPVAEPDLKNAETINFKFEWVGAMSDYSKGQSAPSLWQINGVAWQGGEEHKHNAPPLAKLKEGNSYIFVLRNMTQYQHPIHLHGMAFKVLDSDRRDIIPYFTDTYLLGKNETARVALVADNPGLWMFHCHVIDHMETGLMGTIAVGEAWCG, from the coding sequence ATGTCGTTTACCCGTAGACAAGTACTCGGTGGCCTCGCTGGCCTGGCCGTCGTCGGCCTGGGCGCCGGTGGCGCGCGCATCTGGCTGGCGCGCCCGCAGGTAGCCGCCGAGCACGATTACGAACTGATCGCCGCGCCGCTCGACCTGGAGCTGGTGCCCGGCCACAAGACCCCCGGCCTGGGCTATGGCGGCCAGGCTCCCGGTGTGGAAATCCGCGCGCGCCAGGGCGACTGGCTGCGAGTGCGCTTCACCAACAAGCTGGACGAGCCGACCACCATCCACTGGCACGGCATCCGCCTGCCCATCGAGATGGACGGCGTGCCCTACATCTCGCAGCCGCCGGTGCAGCCGGGCGAAAGCTTCATCTACCAGTTCAAGACGCCGGACGCCGGCAGCTACTGGTATCACCCGCACCTGATGAGCAGCGAGCAGTTGGGCCGTGGCCTGGTCGGGCCGCTGATCATCGATGAGCGCGAGCCCACCGAGTTCACCAGCGAGAAGGTCCTGAACCTGAAGACCTGGCACGTGGACGAGGAGGGCAACTTCACGCCCTTCAGCGTGCCGCGCGAGGCGGCACGCGAAGGTACTCGCGGGCGCCTGTCGACTATCAACGGCGAGCGTACGCCGGTGATCGAACTGCCGGCTGGCGAAATCGTCCGCGTGCGCATTCTCAACGTCGACAACACCGTGACCTACCGCCTCAACCTGCCGGACGCCGACGCGAAGATCTACGCCATCGACGGCCATCCGGTGGAGCCGCGCGACTTCGGCAAAGGCCCGAATGACCAGTACTGGATCGGCCCGGGCATGCGGCTGGAGCTGGGCATCCGCGGCCCGGCGGAAGGCGCCGAGCTGTCGCTGCGCAATGGCCCGGTGCGTCTGGCGACCATTCGTGGCGTCGCCAACCCGAAAGCGCCCACCGCCAAGTGGCCGGCGCCGCTGCCGCGCAACCCGGTGGCCGAGCCGGACCTGAAGAACGCCGAGACCATCAACTTCAAGTTCGAGTGGGTCGGCGCCATGTCCGACTATTCCAAGGGGCAGTCGGCGCCCTCGCTGTGGCAGATCAACGGCGTGGCCTGGCAGGGCGGTGAGGAGCACAAGCACAACGCGCCGCCGCTGGCGAAGCTCAAGGAAGGCAACAGCTATATCTTCGTGCTGCGCAACATGACCCAGTACCAGCACCCGATCCACCTGCACGGCATGGCCTTCAAGGTGTTGGATTCGGATCGCCGCGACATCATCCCGTACTTCACCGACACCTACCTGCTGGGCAAGAATGAGACGGCACGCGTGGCGCTGGTGGCGGATAACCCCGGCCTGTGGATGTTCCACTGCCACGTGATCGATCACATGGAGACCGGCCTGATGGGAACCATCGCGGTGGGCGAGGCATGGTGCGGCTGA